GAAAGAAAGAACTCCGAAAAGGCACTTAAAACCTATGCCGAGGCTATTGAGGAAAGTAAAAACAGGCTCCAGGCACTTACCTCTGAACTGCTAGTTAAAAACAAGGAACTTAAAAAGTCTGAGGCAGCCCTGAAGGACCTGAATGCAAGTAAAGATAAGTTCTTCTCTATACTTGCCCACGATATGAGAAGCCCATTTACCGGACTCCTTGGAATTGCTGAATATATGGCCGACTGCCAGGATATGATCCCAAAGGATGAAATGAAGGAGCTTTCGGAGGCGGTTTATGCTTCTGCTAAGAAGGTGTACGGACTCCTTAACAATCTGCTTGAATGGTCAAGACTGCAGATGGGAAAAATTGAATACCTTCCTTCAGATACTAACTTAAAGGATATTACAAGTGAAATAACCGACCTGCAGCGTTCAAATGCTGAAAGCAAGGATATATGCCTGAAAAATGAAATCAACAGCAGCATCCATATCTATGCTGATCAGAATATGGTAGCAACTATTTTGCGGAATCTCGTCTCCAACGCCATAAAATTTACAGATATGGGCGGGATAATTACGCTTTCTGCCGTGGTAAAAGACTCTTTTGCCGAAATCAGTGTTAAAGATACAGGAATCGGAATGAGTGAGGACGTGAAAGACAAAATTTTCAGGATAGATTCAAAACATACAACAAAAGGCACCTCAGGAGAAGAAGGTACTGGACTTGGACTTGTTTTATGCAAGGAACTAATAGAAAAGAACCATGGAAATATCAGGGTCAACAGCCGGGTAGGCCGGGGGACAGAATTTATTTTTACTCTTCCTCTTGCGCCGGTAAATAATTAAGCTAAAGCAGTTTTAGAAAAATTATAATCCGGCCTGGAGGCAGAAAAACAGAATGTTTTCACAAGAAATTTGCCAAATTCAGCTTTTGTAGATATATTTTGGACTTTAATATGTAAGAAAATATCTTTATTTCTGCAGACAGTTTATTCTTTTTATCTGTTTTTTAATTTTTAAGCCCCCTGAAGGTTCTTCTTAAGGAGGGCAGATTACGAGGAAGTTAAATGATTTTGTTCTTAAAACTTGACGCTTCTGAAAAGGAAGTTGAGAAGGTCAAGGAAAAAGTCGCTGCTCTTGGCTGCACACCGCATCTGATCTATGGTACTGAAAAACTTGCTATTGCACTTACAGGCCCTACTACAAGTCTCGACGAGGAGGAATTCCTCCTGCTGGATTCCGTCCAGGAAGTGCTCAGAATATCTAAAAAATATAAACTCGTAAGCCGCGAGGCTAAACGGGAAGATTCAATAATTAAAATTGACGGCGTTGAAATAGGAGGGGATAACCTTACTATGATTGCAGGCCCCTGCTCAATTGAAAGCCGCCAGCAGCTCTTTGATATTGCAGGTGCCTTAAAGGAAATGGGCATAAGACTCTTCCGTGCAGGCGCCTATAAACCCCGCACCAGTCCTTACGCGTTCCAGGGACTGAAAGAAAAAGGGCTCGAATACCTTTCGGATATTAAAAAAGAACTCGGTATGCTCATCGTTACAGAAGCCAAGGATACGGAAACACTGGGCCTTGTTGCCGAGGTTTCTGATATAATACAGATTGGCGCAAGAAATATGCAGAACTTCAGCCTCCTGGAAAAAGCCGGCTGTTTACAAAAACCCGTTTTATTAAAACGCGGCCTTGCAGCTTCAATTGAGGACCTGCTCATGAGCGCAGAATATATCCTGGCTCAGGGCAATTTTGACGTCATCCTCTGCGAAAGAGGAATAAGAACATTTGAGACGTATACCCGGAATACACTGGACTTAAATGCCGTTCCGGTAATTAAAAAACTCTCGCACCTGCCTGTGTTTGTGGACCCGTCGCACGGAATCGGAATATGGGATAAAGTGCCCGCCATGTCCATGGGAGCAGTTGCATGCGGGGCAGACGGACTTATTATTGAAGTCCATAACAAACCGGATGAAGCCCTTTCAGACGGATTCCAGAGCCTCACACCCAAGAACTTTGAAAAACTTCTGACAAAGCTTTCACAGCTGGCTCCCATTGTGGATAAGAAATTCGTAAGGGGTTTTCAGGAAGCTCACTAAGGCTTTTAGATTATAAAAAAAGGGGCAGACTCTCTTATAAAGTCTGCCCCTTTTCATTTTTAAAGGTAAATATTCTTAGAATATGAAACCGACGCCCGCGCCGACTGTGCTGAATTTTGCAATGTTGTAGTCAACATTCAGGTTTAAGAATGCGAGCTTGAATGCCACGCCCAAAGTAAGCTTTGCTGTGTTTTCACCTTCAAGATCAAAAGAAATCTTGTCTGTGCGGTTAACTTCATTTCCGTTAGCATCCTGTATTGTATACATGTAGTCATATTTTACTGACATTGTTGAACTCTGGAGTGAAAATCCTGCATACGGGGTAACATTCAAAGCGCCCGGTCCGAAAGTTCTGCTGGCATAAAGGCCGTACTCGGTAGCTTTGCTTTCAAGAATATCGCCAACCTTCAGGTTCTGTGTGAAGAACCCGACAGATAAGTTTACCGGTATGGGAGCCGGAATCCACTGGCCGATATTGTGCTGAATACCGAAACCGAAGTATTTTGATTCACCCAGGTCTTCGCTGAGCTTTATAGCAGGCAGATAGCGGAATGCAACCTGTGTTCCATAAATTGTACCAACTGTAAGCTGAGGAGCACCAAGAGGAAGTAATGGTATGTTGTCCATAACGCCGCCTAAACCAAGGACAATCTTGCGTGCAGGTACATTATAACTGGCTCCGTTGATTGAATACTGCTTTCCTGAAAAGTCGATAGTGATACTATTCTCTTTTGTAATTTCATCATATTTCTTACCAACAACCGTAGGTCCCGAGAAACCTACCTGGAATTTGTCGCTGGTAAGCCTGCCGATGATCTGATTTCTGACCTGTGCATTGCTTATGCTCTGCGTCATCTGCTGTGCCTGCTCTACTGTAAAAGTATAGTCGCCGGTAAAGCTGAAATTCTTGTTTGCATCATTGAACATTGCACCCATTGCAACAACACCCAGCTGAATATCTACTCCCCATAATTCAGCCTTCGGTGCTCTTGTTGTCCAGCCTGTATTCAGGTTGGCTCCAAATCCGCTGCCGATTGGCCCTAAATAAGCCTGGGCAGCCTTATTTGAAAGCTTGTTTAATGTTTCTTCAAGTGACTGTGCGTTTGTTGAGGTGAAAAAAATAGTTGAAAATAGCAAAAGAGCTGTAACACGTAATACGAACTTCATAGGACCCCCCTATAATCAATGATTGGAAAATATGAAATTTTAATTACCTGGAAGCCCGGAATAATTCATGGCGTAAATTCTTTCCGGGTGTTTAATAGAATTTGAAATTAAAAATAGGGAGTATCTTGTCAGTTGTCAAGCCCTGCGGACAAATATCTTACTTTTTTTAATGAAAAAAGATGTCATTAATTCAAAATTTATATCGGGAACTCACCATTTAAGAGGCGGGGAAGAAGGGGATTAAATATCCTGTATGAAGCCCCCCAGAGCTTGTAAGGGCCCACCTTGTAAAAAGCGATCCTTCTTGCTTCAGGCCACTCTTCAAGGCGTAACATCTCTTCCTGGTGCGATTCCGGGCGCGCAAGATCCTGAAGGCTTACATCAATGACCTCGGAAACCTCGCTTTCCTGAATTATCCATTTATCCTGAGGTTTAATATGGGCCAGGAAAGGCTTTATCCTGAAATTGGACGCCCTTACTTCAACCTCCGGCAGTCCTGTTAAGATCTTTACATTGCTGCTTTTGAGCCCGATTTCTTCTTCGCCCTCACGCAGGGCGGTGTGCTCTAAAGATATATCAGTCTTTTCCACCTGACCTCCCGGAAAAGCCAGCTGCCCGCTGTGAACGCCGTGCAGACTTCGCCTTATAAGGATTATCCTAAGTTCCTTATTTCGTCCTCTGAATACAGGAACAAGAACTGCTGCATCTTTTAACTTGTATGTACTGCTAAACAAAACTTCTCTTTCTTAATAAGTAATTAATATACTAAAATTCCTGTTTCCATTCAGCAGCTTTTCCTGGCAGCCTCAGCTTCCCGAAAACCCTTTAATTGGTTTACTTTTTGCCGTCGTGATGTATGTTGAAAAATACGGTCGCAATAGGGTAATTGCTGATATTTATTTCATGCAGCACCGGGCCGCCAAGTGCTCTTCGCATCCATATATCCACGTTTACAGTATCCCTCTTACCGGCCTCCTCGTAAATTAACTTCCCATTGCCGGGAGTGCTGAACCGGAAATCAATTACTTTTTTATCTGAAAAGAAACTTTGCAGAAGGTCAGATGCCTGTATATTGGAAATATCCCTGTATAACGAATCCTGCAGGCGCATGGTTACGGGTGAACTTAAAAGGTCATCCATCGCCTTGGGATTACCTGCACGGAAAGCATTTGTAATTCTGTCTAAAGAGATTTGTACGTCACTTGGAACGAAAAAACTTTGTGCATGAATGATTACTGGAAGAGATAAAAACAAAAAGAGCAGAAATAACTTCTTCATTTTAACCTCCGTTGGGATTGGAAATCAGCTTATAATTTTATTCCAATTAGAAAATAAATAATTTCATACAGAATGCAAATGCAAAGTTGAATCATTATTCAAAATATTTATCTGGCTGCAGAGGGCTATTTTTGTCCTCCACCATAACGGGTAAGTTGGAAACTGGGGGTTTTTGACATGTGAAGTCAGTGGTTTTAACCTGAAAACTTTTCTTAAGCCGCAGCAAAGGCTTTTCCATCAGGTAGTATGAAACTGAAGCAATGCCAAGCGTTATTATGCTGCCCGAAAAAAGTATTGAAAGTTTTGAATAACCCCAATACCGCATTACCTCAAAAACCGGATCGTGCCAGAGATAAACACCGTATGATATGCTCCCCACCCAAACAAGAGGCTTTGAAGTCAGAAACTTTTTAATCATGCTTTTTTCATCTGAAACTATGTGCAGTATCAATACTGCAGTCAGAAATTCAAGCAGAAAGCTCACCCAGAAGAACATGTTGTGGTTGCTCCAGCTGATATTAAAGAGAATTACCAGCGGTAAAATAAAACCGGCATATGCCGGAGATTTCAGCCTTGAAACTCTTTTTGTCCATAATCCCGTGCTGCGTATTATGGCAGCAGCGCATCCGGTTAAGAGTGCATCGGCTCTTGAGTCCAGCCCGTTAAAAATCCTCTCTGCTGTGTGTCCTGAGTATGTCAGATATATCCTGAGAAACCACGAGAAAACGGAAAGAAACAGCACAATATTTAGAATTCTCTTTTCCCGCCTTACATACCTTAACATTATTATGAGCACTAAAGGCCAAAGCATGTAAAACTGCTCCTCAATGGAAAGCGACCACGTATGTGAAAGGAGCCCCATTTGGTGTAGATTAAAAGCCCTGACCCAGTTGGCTGAATAAAAAAGGGTAATTATACTGCTTGTCGTATCAGTATGCGCGGGGCCTCTGAGCTTTAATGCCTGAGCTGTCAGTGTAACAACAGCAAGCATTAGAACAAGGGCGGGGAGAAGGCGCAGAATTCTGCGCATGTAAAAGTATTTAAGATTTATTCTGCCTGCTTCAGAAGCTTCTGAAAGAAGAAGCGAAGTAATCAGAAAACCGCTCAGGACAAAGAAAATGTCAACCCCTGTAAACCCGCCCCTGAAACTTGGGATCCCGGTGTGGAAAAGCATAACAAGCAGTATTGCCATGCCGCGCAGGCCGTCTAAGCCGGGGATGTATCTGATTTTAGTGTCCCGTGGATTCATCAGGTAATAATTTTTTTAATAGCTGCCGTAAATATAAGACTTTTTACTGAAAGGAAAGAAGGGGGGAATTAAAGGGAATGCCGCAGACCCATAAATCAGGCCTGCGGCAGTATGCTTATATTATATCTCCTCAAGCTCTTTAATTTCATCTTCCGACAAAACTATTTCATGAGCGTTGAAGGTTCCTTTTACCTGCTCTGAGCTTCTACCACCTACTATTGCAGCAGTAACAGCAGGGTTTTTAAGTGTCCATGCAATTGCAATTTCGCCGGCGCTGGCGCCGTCGTGCCTTTTGCCAATTTCTTTTAACTTTTCCACAACTGACAGATTGTGACTCAGGCGGGGTTCCGTAAAATCCCAGCTCCTTTTACGCCAGTCGTCTTCCGGAAGCCTTTTAATCCTTTCGCGTGTCATTGCCCCGGCTAAAAGTCCTGAAGCCATGGGGGAATAGACAATTACTCCTATTCCTTCTTTCCTGCAGTAGGGGAGTATCCCGCTTTCAACATCACGGTTTATCAGTGAATACGGGGGCTGGAGCGAAGTAACAGGTGCTATGCTTTTTATTCTCTCTATCTGGGCTATATTGAAATTCGACAGGCCGATCCAGCGCACCTTTCCCTCATTCTTCAGATCGGCCATGGCTCTCCATGCTTCTTCATTTTCAGCTTCATCCTTGTCGCTTGGCCAGTGAATCTGGTACAGGTCTATACTGTCAGCATTAAGCCTTTTAAGGCTTGCCTCGCATTCCCTGCGTATTGAGTCAGCCTTGTGACTCCTGTGCATTCTGCCCTGTTCATCGCCAATAAGGGCGCATTTTGTAAAAATATACGGCTTTTCACCTTTCCAGTCCTTTAATGCCTGAGCAACAACTTCTTCCGAATGCCCGAGGCCGTACGCCGCAGCCGTATCGATCCAGTTGATTCCAAGCTCAAGTGCCGTGTGTATGGCCTCAATGGACTTTCTGTCGTCCTGCTCGCCCCATGCAAATTCCCAGCCCGGGCCGCCAATTGCCCACGCGCCGAAGCCTATGCGGGTAATAGACAAATCCGAATTACCAAGTTTGTTCTTTAACATATTCTTCCCCGATTAATATTCAATTAGAAATTAAAAATTAAAAAGTGAAGAGCAGCTGTCATCCAAATTTCTAAAGATACGCATCCAACTCCGCCCCTCTGACCTTGGACATTGGACTTTGGACATTGGACCCTCATCTTAAAAGCACCATTTTTACCGTCTTCTCAAAATGCCTCGTTCCCTGGGCACTGAAGCGGCAGAAGTAAATTCCGCTCGGACATCTGTCTGCATCCCATTGAATGCTGAAATTTCCGGCCTTTCTTTTTTCATCAGCCAGCGTTGTAACTCTCCGCCCGATTACATCAAAAACCTCCACCTTAAGGTAAGAATCCTCCGGAAGAGAAAATCTTAGCGTGGTTGAAGGATTAAATGGGTTTGGATAGTTATTGCTCAGTGAGTATTCCTTAATAACGGCTGCTTCTCCTGTCATTTCATGGATGTTTGTGGTACCTCTGAATTTCCCAATTGCAACTGCGGGCTCAAATATGCACTCGGTACTGTTAAGGCTTCTGTCAAAGATAACCACCTTCAGGTCCAGCGCCGTCGAATCGAAATTAGTCATTGATGAAATATCTGCCGAATAGTAGCTCCCCAGAAATGAATCCTCGGATATTTTAACGGTATTGAGCCTCTTCCAGGCAGTCTCTCCATGCAGCCGGATGAATATCTGTGTCGAATCATCAAATACAGGCATTATATACGGCATATAGTCCTGATCCAGCAGGTAATCGCAGCCTGCAAGGAATACGCTGGCTTTTTCCCCTTTTTCAAGCCTGCTTTCAGGAATTCCCAGCGAATTTCTGACCTGCAGGGACCTGATTAACGGGGGATTGGGATCTATGAGCGAAAGATCGTATCTGCAGTTCATTACTGAATGGGCCTCATATCCTTCAATATAATAGGGAATATTTGAAAACTCCGTCCTGTACTGTTTTTTGCTGACTGCAACGGTACGAGCATCCGCCAGCGTATCCTGCACAAGAAGATTATTCCCGTCAAATATTTTATATACAGTGTGCCCGGCCAGCTCCAGGTAATGTTCCTGCAGCTGTCCAAAAAAATTTGGCTGGGGCATTATGACCTGTCCCGCACTTAAGTTGTTGATATTATTATGAAATCCGTCAGGATAGATGAGCCAGTTCTTGAGTGAAATTGTGCCTCCTGCTTTTGTAAGCATAATATTGCGTGAAGGCTTCTGCGGGGTAAATAAGCCCACGTTCCCGTCAAAAACCGAAAAAGGAGGAAGATCTATTGCAAAAGTTACCTCTGAAAAATGCGATACCCTTTTCCAGAGTGCTTGACTTCTTGAATCAGCAATTGAAATTGCCGTTGCGGGCTGAAAATCATGCTGCATCGCTCCGCGTCCCGGGAGGTAAACTTTCCCATTCCATTTCCTTCCTGAAAGCTCGTAGCTTTCAAGGTAATTCCCCCCGAATGTTACAGAATATTCATCAATCAGCTTAAGTCCGCCGATAAAGAATACTTCCGGCCTTGCAATATTAAAAGGTATATCCAGAGACACATTTTCTTCAATCAGGTCGTTGTATTCATTAGTCAGCTCTTTCGGCCCTTTAATTTCATTTATGTGAAAGTCCGCCACGCAGACGCGGTTGTCACCGGATGCAATAACGCCTCCGATATTAATCTTAAACCTTCCTGATACATTTGAGCATTTGAAGATTCTCCCGGTTGAGCTGAAGACCGTGATTATATCCTTAAATGACGATGAATCTGGAAAAGTAACCTGGTAAACCCACGTCGAATTTTCCCCCTCAAAACTATTGCCGTCCTTGTCCTTTACACTTAAAGAAATATTATTCAGTGCATCCTCCGGACTGACACTTATTGTATCTGAACCCCTCAGTACAAGGTGCTCTTTTACAATTAACTTTAACGTATCGCTTTCGGCAGAATAAAGTGCAAAAAGGTCGTATATACCCGGGGGAACCATCAGTTCAGCCGAGGAACCTTTCCACACAGCTTTATCGCTGCCGAAAGACTGCCTGCTGTCTGCAAGGTAGAAACGTGTTCCTGTGGACTTGAAATTCATGACCAGCCTTGCCGCCTTCTCAAATGCCCACGGAAGGTGCAGTGTCTCTGAGGAGGACTTTATAATAACATTTCCCGAAAATGACTGCGATGCCGTTACCGGGTCGGGCAGATGATTGTTATTGAGCTCCAGCCTGAAAACAACCGCTGCGGATGCGCCGGGTGCAAGTGTGAATTCCTGGGGAAATGCCTGAAGATGCATTGCGGGAATAATGCCGCTGAAAGAAACTTTGTAACTCTGTACACCTTTTGAAATGTTTTTAACCAGGATTGTATCAGGTTTTATCCACGTTCCATCTTTTAAGTTGTCCAGGCCGAAACTTAAACAGCACGGGTTAAAAAGTGTTGAAACCTTTGCTGCCTTTAATACATCAATCCTTCCGGCGCCCTGCGACATTACTTCTTCATGAATGTCTTTTGCCGTCGACATAAGGGCCGACTTGATATCCATCGGCCCCCAGTCACGATGGATGCTTTTAAGAAGTGCACACGCTCCGGCAACGTGCGGTGAGGCCATCGAGGTCCCGGAACTGTAAACGAAGCCGCCATCAAGGCATACAGACAAAATGCTCCCTCCCGGGGCAAGCAGCTCTGGTTTTATGCAGGAATTGCTTTTGTTCGGGCCTCTGGAGCTGAAGGATTCCAGGTGATCATATTTGTCTGAAGCACCTGTGGTAATGGCAAGTTCCGCGGTGCCGGGACTGCTGATAGTGTTAAATATTCCGCCTCCTCCACTATTTCCCGCTGCAACGCAGCAGACGAGGCCAAGCCTTACGGCGTTGTTGACTGCTGTGGACAATGCGTCTTCAGGATACCCCGGTCCTCCCAGACTTAAATTTACAACGTCTATCATATCATCCGGATTCCCGTCCTGGTTGGGGTCCAGTGCTCTTTCAAGCCCGCAGATAACAGTGGATTCCATTCCGCCGGAGCTGCGGCTGAGTACTTTCAGGGCCATGAGCTTTGCCTTGGGGGCTACGCCCTTTAAGAGGCCATCGGCAGATGCAATCCCGGCAACGTGCGAGCCATGCCCGTTATCATCCATCGGGTCACTGTCACCGTTGTAGCAGTCGTAGCCCCCGATTACCTTGTATCCCGGGCCAATGCCTCCGCCTAGAGCCGGATGCAGGTAGTCAATTCCCGTATCCAGAATTCCTATTACAATACTGTCGCCTCCGGTTCCAAACTGCTGCCAGAGCGAATCTGCCTTTATCAAAGGGATGCTCTCCTTAAGAAGCGCTGAAACCTCAATATCCGGGTAAACCTTCTTTACGTAGGGGAGGCTGTAGAGTGAATTTGCTACAGCTCTGGGAAGCGAAATGCTTACACCATTAAAGACCCGGTAGAATTCATTTTTAATTTCAGGGATGGAGGCATTTATTCCAAAACTTCTGGTATAGTTTCCAAAGAGCTTTAACAGGTCGTTTCTGAATGTGCTGAATTGTGAAGTGTATGCCGGCTTTGATAAGCCTCTATGTGCCGAAGTTTTTGTGAAAAACAGAGGAGCTGACTTAAATTCAACTATGACATTGAGTTTTTCCGTAAGATTGACGTCTTCAAGATTTACACGGTTGTCCTTTGTCCTTGTCAGGCTATAGACATGCCCCGTTTCATTGGGAATTATTATGTTTTTCGATGGATTATCTTTATCGCCAAAAACACGGCGGAAACTATGCTGGGGCATCAGATCAGAACTGAAAAAGATAAGCAGCAGAATAACGGCAAAACGGACCTTCATCTCCACCCCCGCAATTAAGGCAGGAAACATTACTAAATTTTACACGGGATAGACCGCATTAAAATATTAGTATAAAGAATCTGCCTTATTAGCAATTCCTTAGTGTATGAGGTAAAGAAAATGGTAGAATGCCGTATTCTGCGTCACATCGCAGGGGCAAAATGGAGGGATAAATAAAAAAGGGGCAGAATGCTGCCCCTTGGAAAACTGATTTTTTTAGCTGCAAATAAGCTCTGAAGGCATTTTATTCAATTACCGCCGGCTGCTGCACTTTTACCAGGCTGATAACATCTTTTATTCCATTCCTTTCCCTTAGCATATAAAGGAAACTGAATACTGAGAATATTACAACGCCTGCTATAATGTTAAACTCCGACGTTATTAAGATAAACAGGCATAAATATGCCAGCTCCATCACCGGCTTAATGGTTGAGCGCAGGAACTTTATCTTCTTAAGATATAACTCTGAAACAAAACACCTGAAGAGCATGGCCGCTACCGTGCTGAAAGCAATGCTCCAGATCGTGTTAAATGTAAAGAATAATATTGACGCAAGGAAAATGAATAACAGCACGCTGCTTACATTTTCTATGAGTAATGCTTTTTCTTTTCTTAATGTATTATAAAAAGTATTGTATAAAAGGCTGATTTTTGTCTGAAGGTAGGCCACAACAAAGAGTAAATTCAAGTAGGAAAGTACATCACCATACTTGCTGAAATACCTGCTGACTACCCAGTAAAATGGGAAATAAACCAAAAGAGTCAATATGTTGAAAAGCCGCGTAAATGTGTCTACTTTCGAATAATAACCGGGTAGCATGTCAGATGAAACCCTCTTAAGCGTCGGATAAAGTACAAGACTGAATGCAGTGATTACAGTCAGTACCATGGCTGTAACCGATATTCCGAATGAATAAACGGCAAAATCTTTTATGTGTCCCCAGAACTGAATGATCATTCTTCCGCAGCCGATTAAAAGCATTCCCAGCAGGTTGGCAATCAGCAGTTTTACTCCAACACGAATGTTCTTCTTGAACTCCATCCACCCTTCAGCAAGAGAGACATCTCTTCCATACAATAAATCTTTGCACTGCAGACTGATGAATGCCAGAACCAGTATGCCCCCAATAAAATCCACGGTAATGATTGTTCTGTAATTGTTGTCATTTATTACAACCATAAACAATATTGCCATCATAACCAGCACTTTATTTGCAACAGAATATACACTGTATTTCTTCATCTGATTGGTAATCTGCAAAACAAATATAAAAACAGTGTTCAGTCCCAGCACAAATATATTCAATGCGGAAAACAACATCGCGTAGCGTACATCCGGATCAGTAACACCAATTGTAATGGAAAGTGCCGAAACTGCCGTAAACAGCAGTAACATAACGGTATAAAGCCAGATGGAGGACCTCATCTTCCTGTGTGGTAGCTGCTCATAGTTGTACTCGCCGTACCTGAGATAAATTCCATCGTTAAAACCGAGGGCAAACAAACCTATATATGAAGAGTAAAACACATAAACCTGATAATAACCGAAAGCATTTACATGAAA
Above is a window of Ignavibacteria bacterium DNA encoding:
- a CDS encoding DUF4783 domain-containing protein, with product MKKLFLLFLFLSLPVIIHAQSFFVPSDVQISLDRITNAFRAGNPKAMDDLLSSPVTMRLQDSLYRDISNIQASDLLQSFFSDKKVIDFRFSTPGNGKLIYEEAGKRDTVNVDIWMRRALGGPVLHEINISNYPIATVFFNIHHDGKK
- a CDS encoding S8 family serine peptidase, translated to MKVRFAVILLLIFFSSDLMPQHSFRRVFGDKDNPSKNIIIPNETGHVYSLTRTKDNRVNLEDVNLTEKLNVIVEFKSAPLFFTKTSAHRGLSKPAYTSQFSTFRNDLLKLFGNYTRSFGINASIPEIKNEFYRVFNGVSISLPRAVANSLYSLPYVKKVYPDIEVSALLKESIPLIKADSLWQQFGTGGDSIVIGILDTGIDYLHPALGGGIGPGYKVIGGYDCYNGDSDPMDDNGHGSHVAGIASADGLLKGVAPKAKLMALKVLSRSSGGMESTVICGLERALDPNQDGNPDDMIDVVNLSLGGPGYPEDALSTAVNNAVRLGLVCCVAAGNSGGGGIFNTISSPGTAELAITTGASDKYDHLESFSSRGPNKSNSCIKPELLAPGGSILSVCLDGGFVYSSGTSMASPHVAGACALLKSIHRDWGPMDIKSALMSTAKDIHEEVMSQGAGRIDVLKAAKVSTLFNPCCLSFGLDNLKDGTWIKPDTILVKNISKGVQSYKVSFSGIIPAMHLQAFPQEFTLAPGASAAVVFRLELNNNHLPDPVTASQSFSGNVIIKSSSETLHLPWAFEKAARLVMNFKSTGTRFYLADSRQSFGSDKAVWKGSSAELMVPPGIYDLFALYSAESDTLKLIVKEHLVLRGSDTISVSPEDALNNISLSVKDKDGNSFEGENSTWVYQVTFPDSSSFKDIITVFSSTGRIFKCSNVSGRFKINIGGVIASGDNRVCVADFHINEIKGPKELTNEYNDLIEENVSLDIPFNIARPEVFFIGGLKLIDEYSVTFGGNYLESYELSGRKWNGKVYLPGRGAMQHDFQPATAISIADSRSQALWKRVSHFSEVTFAIDLPPFSVFDGNVGLFTPQKPSRNIMLTKAGGTISLKNWLIYPDGFHNNINNLSAGQVIMPQPNFFGQLQEHYLELAGHTVYKIFDGNNLLVQDTLADARTVAVSKKQYRTEFSNIPYYIEGYEAHSVMNCRYDLSLIDPNPPLIRSLQVRNSLGIPESRLEKGEKASVFLAGCDYLLDQDYMPYIMPVFDDSTQIFIRLHGETAWKRLNTVKISEDSFLGSYYSADISSMTNFDSTALDLKVVIFDRSLNSTECIFEPAVAIGKFRGTTNIHEMTGEAAVIKEYSLSNNYPNPFNPSTTLRFSLPEDSYLKVEVFDVIGRRVTTLADEKRKAGNFSIQWDADRCPSGIYFCRFSAQGTRHFEKTVKMVLLR
- a CDS encoding aldo/keto reductase — its product is MLKNKLGNSDLSITRIGFGAWAIGGPGWEFAWGEQDDRKSIEAIHTALELGINWIDTAAAYGLGHSEEVVAQALKDWKGEKPYIFTKCALIGDEQGRMHRSHKADSIRRECEASLKRLNADSIDLYQIHWPSDKDEAENEEAWRAMADLKNEGKVRWIGLSNFNIAQIERIKSIAPVTSLQPPYSLINRDVESGILPYCRKEGIGVIVYSPMASGLLAGAMTRERIKRLPEDDWRKRSWDFTEPRLSHNLSVVEKLKEIGKRHDGASAGEIAIAWTLKNPAVTAAIVGGRSSEQVKGTFNAHEIVLSEDEIKELEEI
- a CDS encoding CoA pyrophosphatase — protein: MFSSTYKLKDAAVLVPVFRGRNKELRIILIRRSLHGVHSGQLAFPGGQVEKTDISLEHTALREGEEEIGLKSSNVKILTGLPEVEVRASNFRIKPFLAHIKPQDKWIIQESEVSEVIDVSLQDLARPESHQEEMLRLEEWPEARRIAFYKVGPYKLWGASYRIFNPLLPRLLNGEFPI
- a CDS encoding acyltransferase — its product is MNPRDTKIRYIPGLDGLRGMAILLVMLFHTGIPSFRGGFTGVDIFFVLSGFLITSLLLSEASEAGRINLKYFYMRRILRLLPALVLMLAVVTLTAQALKLRGPAHTDTTSSIITLFYSANWVRAFNLHQMGLLSHTWSLSIEEQFYMLWPLVLIIMLRYVRREKRILNIVLFLSVFSWFLRIYLTYSGHTAERIFNGLDSRADALLTGCAAAIIRSTGLWTKRVSRLKSPAYAGFILPLVILFNISWSNHNMFFWVSFLLEFLTAVLILHIVSDEKSMIKKFLTSKPLVWVGSISYGVYLWHDPVFEVMRYWGYSKLSILFSGSIITLGIASVSYYLMEKPLLRLKKSFQVKTTDFTCQKPPVSNLPVMVEDKNSPLQPDKYFE
- the aroF gene encoding 3-deoxy-7-phosphoheptulonate synthase, translating into MILFLKLDASEKEVEKVKEKVAALGCTPHLIYGTEKLAIALTGPTTSLDEEEFLLLDSVQEVLRISKKYKLVSREAKREDSIIKIDGVEIGGDNLTMIAGPCSIESRQQLFDIAGALKEMGIRLFRAGAYKPRTSPYAFQGLKEKGLEYLSDIKKELGMLIVTEAKDTETLGLVAEVSDIIQIGARNMQNFSLLEKAGCLQKPVLLKRGLAASIEDLLMSAEYILAQGNFDVILCERGIRTFETYTRNTLDLNAVPVIKKLSHLPVFVDPSHGIGIWDKVPAMSMGAVACGADGLIIEVHNKPDEALSDGFQSLTPKNFEKLLTKLSQLAPIVDKKFVRGFQEAH